The Montipora foliosa isolate CH-2021 unplaced genomic scaffold, ASM3666993v2 scaffold_403, whole genome shotgun sequence genome has a window encoding:
- the LOC137988035 gene encoding uncharacterized protein, translating into MSVLPLGYHTQVRADQTKQCDLPDCENSNPNEDWILLTGCFHSFHKTCLTDDISCPLCKDFLKDKIEELGKIAKQAILNPSSSSDVADDREEGSDAGLDSLSETTAIREMGQDEFNNEIASLDPTSQPLITCNYSHNTTTSESSSKAPPHCRKCHHPTRGHSRSNNSQVKCPHCPQNLYTENSDSGFSRCTCSWHRNQNQAQSVTQAASTQQINVIRNQHMDVTEWLLPSYICQSTIGGGLDGSNACTVIAMLTASHFLENTISIPQQLQDLKVLIPIYSHLIFKGNHIYSSFNVPAQQPNLDVKDVLHYNHDSFQKIKLIADVGIFTTEDLKNYLTSYQQQNQKFAVVLIVPPDKTMVLCFHQTSICLFVSHKHGHQGGIIASSSSGNTSNFVRYLETMVVRDWQTQLQGSNITVLGLK; encoded by the coding sequence ATGTCTGTATTACCTCTTGGATACCATACTCAAGTTAGGGCAGACCAAACAAAACAGTGTGACTTACCAGACTGTGAAAATTCAAACCCAAATGAAGACTGGATTCTTCTGACAGGTTGCTTCCATTCTTTTCACAAGACTTGTCTAACTGATGATATTTCATGCCCACTATGCAAGGACTTCCTGAAAGATAAAATTGAAGAACTTGGGAAAATTGCAAAGCAGGCAATTTTAAATCCCTCTTCAAGTTCAGATGTAGCAGATGACAGGGAGGAAGGATCAGATGCAGGGCTAGATTCACTCTCAGAAACTACAGCTATCAGAGAAATGGGTCAAGATGAATTCAACAATGAAATAGCAAGTCTGGATCCAACATCACAACCATTAATCACTTGTAACTATAGCCACAACACAACCACAAGTGAATCTAGTTCTAAGGCTCCTCCACATTGCAGGAAATGTCATCATCCTACTCGGGGACACAGCAGATCTAACAATTCACAGGTTAAATGTCCTCACTGTCCACAAAACCTCTACACTGAGAACTCAGACAGTGGTTTTTCTAGATGTACTTGTTCATGGCACAGAAATCAAAACCAAGCACAGAGTGTAACTCAAGCAGCCTCAACACAACAAATAAATGTCATCAGAAACCAACACATGGATGTTACTGAGTGGCTTTTGCCTTCCTATATTTGTCAATCAACTATAGGTGGCGGACTCGACGGAAGTAATGCTTGTACTGTTATTGCTATGCTTACTGCATCACACTTTTTAGAAAACACCATCTCTATACCTCAACAACTTCAAGACCTTAAGGTGTTAATTCCCATCTACAGCCACctcattttcaaaggaaatcacATTTACAGCTCCTTTAATGTTCCTGCCCAACAGCCAAACCTGGATGTGAAAGATGTACTTCATTACAACCATGATAGCTTTCAGAAAATTAAACTGATTGCAGACGTGGGTATCTTCACCACTGAAGACTtgaaaaattatcttacatCCTACCAAcagcaaaatcaaaaatttgCTGTGGTCTTGATTGTACCACCAGACAAGACAATGGTCCTATGCTTTCACCAAACAAGCATTTGCCTCTTTGTAAGTCACAAGCATGGCCACCAAGGAGGTATCATAGCCTCAAGCTCCTCTGGAAATACCAGCAATTTTGTAAGGTACCTTGAAACAATGGTTGTGCGAGATTGGCAGACACAGTTGCAGGGGTCAAACATTACTGTATTGGGTCTAAAGTGA